The following proteins are encoded in a genomic region of Natronorubrum halophilum:
- a CDS encoding nucleoside triphosphate pyrophosphohydrolase, whose amino-acid sequence MGREYDKLVRDGIPERIERNGETPVVHTADDEEYEQRLLEKLDEEVAEFRDGKEMAELADVLEVVHAIREHHGVSADRLSSLRSEKASERGRFEDRIVLERVET is encoded by the coding sequence ATGGGGCGAGAATACGATAAACTGGTGCGAGACGGTATTCCGGAACGCATCGAACGAAACGGTGAGACGCCGGTCGTTCACACCGCGGACGACGAGGAGTACGAGCAACGCCTCCTCGAGAAACTGGACGAGGAGGTCGCGGAGTTTCGGGACGGGAAAGAGATGGCCGAGTTGGCCGATGTCCTAGAAGTAGTTCACGCGATCCGGGAGCACCACGGGGTTTCGGCGGATCGCTTGTCGTCCCTTCGCTCGGAGAAAGCAAGCGAGCGGGGTCGATTCGAAGACCGAATCGTGCTCGAACGGGTCGAGACGTAA
- the ubaA gene encoding SAMP-activating enzyme E1 — protein sequence MSDLRLDATQLDRYSRHVIMDEIGPEGQQRLLEGSVLVVGAGGLGSPAIQYLAAAGVGRLGIVDDDVVERSNLQRQIIHGDDDVGRPKVDSAADYVARLNPDIDVDTHETRLTAVNVAELVDDYDVVLDASDNFATRYLLNDHCVLTGTPLSHGAIYRFEGQVTTFTNDRGDDSSEADSASEGSPPCYRCLFPEAPEPGTVPDCATTGVLGVLPGTVGCIQATEVVKYLLEKGDLLEGRLLMYDAMDMTFETVDILSNPSCPVCGEDAEIESVDDVSYEGSCEISAD from the coding sequence ATGAGCGACCTCCGCCTCGATGCGACCCAACTCGATCGCTACTCGAGACACGTGATCATGGACGAAATCGGACCCGAGGGCCAACAACGGCTGCTCGAGGGGAGCGTCCTCGTCGTCGGCGCGGGCGGGTTGGGATCGCCGGCGATCCAGTACCTCGCAGCGGCGGGGGTCGGCCGACTGGGCATCGTCGACGACGACGTCGTCGAACGGTCGAACCTGCAGCGCCAGATCATCCACGGCGACGACGACGTCGGTCGGCCGAAAGTCGACAGCGCGGCCGACTACGTGGCCCGCCTGAATCCGGATATCGACGTGGATACCCACGAGACCCGCCTCACGGCGGTCAACGTCGCAGAACTGGTCGACGACTACGACGTCGTCTTAGACGCCAGCGACAACTTCGCGACGCGATACCTGCTCAACGACCACTGCGTGCTCACCGGCACGCCGCTCTCCCACGGCGCGATCTATCGCTTCGAGGGGCAGGTCACGACGTTCACGAACGACCGCGGCGACGACTCGAGCGAGGCCGATTCGGCGTCCGAAGGCTCGCCGCCGTGCTATCGCTGTCTCTTCCCCGAAGCGCCCGAACCCGGCACCGTCCCCGACTGCGCTACCACCGGCGTGCTCGGCGTCCTGCCCGGCACCGTCGGCTGCATTCAGGCCACCGAGGTCGTCAAGTACCTGCTCGAGAAGGGCGACCTGCTCGAGGGGCGACTCCTCATGTACGACGCGATGGACATGACCTTCGAGACGGTCGATATACTGTCGAACCCGTCCTGTCCGGTCTGTGGCGAGGACGCCGAGATCGAGTCGGTCGACGATGTCTCCTACGAAGGCAGCTGCGAAATTTCGGCAGATTAG